agagagttagggagagtgagataaagagaaagagagagagagagagaaagaaagagagagagagagagagagagagagagagagagagagagagagagagagagagagagagagagagagagagagagagagagagagagagagagggagagagggggggggagtaggacGGAATGGCGTGGGTGGGGGCTATATCTGCGGCAGGAGCGCGCGTCCCGGCTCCATTCACGTAATGGTTTCAAGAGATGAAGACTCTTTAGATTTTACGTTTATATTTGACCTGCACTTTTAACTTTAATGGAATATTTTATACACTCAGTGACAAGACTGATTTTCGTTTTTCTTTGATTTTGTCCAGTTACTTAACAACACCTCACAAAAGATGTGGACAGTACCTAAACCACGTTACGCGAATGGCTATAATTTGTGTTTTGAAGATGTAACCGAGATAATCGTGAACATTGGCGGAGTCAGAGTGGTATTGCACAGTGATGTACTAAACCGTCACCCGGAAAGTCGCCTGGCAGAACTGGTGAACTGCTCCTCGCGGAATAATGATGCCATCTCCTCGCTCTGTGACGAGTACGACCCGTGTAAAAGAGAGTTCTACTTCGACAGGGATCCCGATGCGTTCAAATGTATCATAGACGTGTACTACTTTGACGAGATTCACATTAAGAGAGGAATCTGTCCCATTTGTTTCATTAAGGAGATGGAATTCTGGAAAATTGAACAAAGTTATTTGGACGAATGCTGTAAAAGTTACCTGAGCGAAAAAGAAGAGGAACTAGCCGAGATTGCCAACAAAGTAAAGCTGATATTAGATGATTTAGATGGAGACCAGTCTGTACACCGCTCGGAGCGCTGTCAGAAGTTCCTGTGGAAACTAATGGAGAAACCAGAATCCTCTTTGCCTGCACGCGTGATTGCCATCGCATCGTTCCTCTTCATCCTAGTCTCCTCAGTGGTGATGTGCATAGGGACTATTCCAGAACTCCAGGTGGAGGACGCAGAGGGGAACCTCGTAGAACACCCGACACTTGATGCCATAGAGACCGCCTGTATTGGCTGGTTCACCGTGGAGTACCTGCTGCGTCTTGCGTCCTCCCCAAACAAAATACGCTTCATGCTCTCCTTCATGAACATAATAGATTTCATGGCCATCATTCCGTTCTATGTGGTACTAACCCTTACGTCCCTTGGCACGGCTATGATGGAACTGGCCAACGTCCAGCAAGCGGTCCAAGCACTTCGCATCATGCGTATTGCTCGAATCTTCAAGTTAGCGCGCCACTCCTCCGGGTTACAGACTCTCACATACGCACTGAAAAGGAGCTTCAAGGAGCTCGGGTTACTCCTCATGTACATGGGCGTGGGGATATTCGTGTTTTCAGCTCTGGGGTACACCATGGAGCAAAGCCACCCAGAAACCCTCTTCAAGAGCATCCCACAGTCCTTCTGGTGGGCCATTATTACCATGACGACGGTGGGCTACGGAGACATCTACCCTAAAACCACTCTTGGAAAGTGTAATGCTGCCATTAGCTTCTTGTGCGGGGTGATAGCTATCGCGTTACCCATTCATCCTATCATTAACAACTTTGTCATATTTTACAACAAGCAAAAAGTGCTCGAGACCGCGGCCAAACACGAACTGGAGCTCATGGAGTTGCAGTCTGACGAGGGCGCAACGATCAAGACCAAGAGCAAATCTGACGCAGCGGGCGCATATGGAGAGCTCCATGACCCTGTCTCGCAGTGACTAAACCGCTTCTTGGAATGTCCACCAGGACTAGTAGTAAATATCTATAGCTGTATGTGTCCTCATTACTTCGTATCTAAGAAGTAGCTTAATATGTAAATGTGTCTTTTTGTGAACGCAGCGTAAAGGTCAACCGGTCGCCATCAAATAAAACTTAGCATGAAATCCAAATCTACCTATCCTTTTTAATAAAGATTTTGAAGATTTCATattcaatgttgttgttttataaTGCTGCCTTTAAAAACCTTTAAACAATCGTATAACATTCCCTTTGACCACCCTGTTGGCGTTGGGGTATCCAGTTGAAGATTTATAGGAGAGAAGTAGATGAAGTAATGTCATTGTCAATACGAGAAAGTGATCACacgcaagcatgcacacacacgcagacacgctATCAAGCAATAATCCTTGTATACAATCAATAAGCAATTACAGACGAATCGTAATTCTAAATCaacaaaaataattataaatcaGTAGCCtataaatataataaaacgtaaTTATGTTTTGGGGGATTTATGATTACAACTTCTCTATGATTGCTTTAGGATTGCATTGGAGGATTGCAATATTTACTTGAAGGCCTATTGTATAATGTATCCCAAAGCCCAGAAACAATGTTTGTGGAAGGTGTCATATTAAAGTTTACAGTTGATGTTAATGGTACATTGTCTTATATGCTCATGACATGTGGATTGAACATTGCAGTGAATTACAGGacatttgtttaaaacaaaacattgttCATTAGAATTAAAATAATTGCTGGAATCAATTATGATAATGATCATAATAATTTAACAGACAGTAcatcaaatattatattatagaACAGTGAGCTGCAAGGGAAATGCAACTTGAAAGATGACTGAGCAAGGATGTAAGCAAAAACGATCATTCAATGGACTTGAATAACTGATCCTAAACTGTTTAGCtttaaagagagataaagagatcaTGTGAGTGTCCATTGTGTGCCCTACCTCCAAAGGTATTGATCTGTGAGAAAATGTTTTTCCCATGGGGACAACAGTTCAGTGAGTGATCTCTCACACCCCCGctatctccccccttccccctctaccTTTCACTCTTCCTCCAACCACTAATTTT
The Osmerus mordax isolate fOsmMor3 chromosome 9, fOsmMor3.pri, whole genome shotgun sequence genome window above contains:
- the kcnf1b gene encoding potassium voltage-gated channel subfamily F member 1 — encoded protein: MWTVPKPRYANGYNLCFEDVTEIIVNIGGVRVVLHSDVLNRHPESRLAELVNCSSRNNDAISSLCDEYDPCKREFYFDRDPDAFKCIIDVYYFDEIHIKRGICPICFIKEMEFWKIEQSYLDECCKSYLSEKEEELAEIANKVKLILDDLDGDQSVHRSERCQKFLWKLMEKPESSLPARVIAIASFLFILVSSVVMCIGTIPELQVEDAEGNLVEHPTLDAIETACIGWFTVEYLLRLASSPNKIRFMLSFMNIIDFMAIIPFYVVLTLTSLGTAMMELANVQQAVQALRIMRIARIFKLARHSSGLQTLTYALKRSFKELGLLLMYMGVGIFVFSALGYTMEQSHPETLFKSIPQSFWWAIITMTTVGYGDIYPKTTLGKCNAAISFLCGVIAIALPIHPIINNFVIFYNKQKVLETAAKHELELMELQSDEGATIKTKSKSDAAGAYGELHDPVSQ